One Nyctibius grandis isolate bNycGra1 chromosome 26, bNycGra1.pri, whole genome shotgun sequence DNA window includes the following coding sequences:
- the LOC137673645 gene encoding keratin, type I cytoskeletal 13-like yields the protein MSCGTKSSTSSTRISSGGGGGGGGYSGGGGGGGGSRGVHKSGGYSSVSTRKYTSSGGSGGFSGRSFGGGVSRSSYGGGFSSGSCGRISRSSYGGRMSGGSYGGGMGCGSMGGGFGSGGGGFGGMRGGYGAGLGGGSFGGGGYSGGGFSGFGGSGGFGGGSGFGGGGYGGSSFGGMGFGEDGGLLSTNEKLTMQNLNDRLASYLDKVRRLEDDNTQLEQLIREWYRNQGPTGTRDYSQYYRTIEELQNQIVGANVDLNKILLDIDNTRMTVDDFRLKYETEYTLHQSVASDINGLRPLLDQLTLARSDLETQFESLKEELIYLRKNHEEEMKGLQTQSSGDVNVEVNATPGINLMEKLNEMRCEYERLIENNRREVESWYETKMEEVNQQVHSSGQEIQSSNQQISELRREYQSLEIELQSQLSMVDSLQSNLEDTERRYNMQLQQIQGMIGPLEEELASIRCEMESQNEEYKMLLGIKTRLEQEIAQYRALLEEGQQDLVIPAGGMGGGMGGGMGGGRMGGGGYSSGGGRGGGGSMSSGYGGGGICSGGGMGGGMGGGSGGGGMGGGSGGIGGGSGSGCGSAGGGGGGGGRISGGISSSHSYSSSSQSQSCRSGGEGQGYGRKSFD from the exons ATGAGCTGTGGCACTAAGTCTTCGACTAGTTCTACTAGAATTAGcagtggaggtggtggtggcggAGGAGGATATAgtggtggaggtggtggagggggTGGAAGCCGTGGAGTACATAAGTCTGGTGGATACTCCTCAGTGTCCACTAGAAAATACACCTCTTCTGGAGGAAGTGGCGGCTTTTCTGGGAGAAGCTTTGGTGGAGGAGTTTCCAGGAGCAGCTATGGGGGGGGCTTTAGCAGTGGCAGTTGTGGAAGGATTAGCCGCAGTAGCTATGGTGGGAGAATGAGTGGTGGTAGCTATGGAGGAGGAATGGGCTGTGGAAGTATGGGAGGAGGATTTGGATCAGGTGGAGGTGGTTTTGGAGGAATGAGAGGTGGTTATGGAGCTGGCCTCGGTGGAGGtagttttggtggtggtggatATAGTGGAGGTGGATTTAGTGGCTTTGGGGGTAGTGGTGGCTTTGGTGGTGGCAGCGGCTTTGGTGGTGGCGGCTATGGTGGAAGTAGTTTTGGTGGCATGGGGTTTGGTGAAGATGGCGGCTTGCTCTCCACAAATGAAAAGTTGACCATGCAGAACCTTAACGATCGCCTGGCTTCTTACTTGGATAAAGTGCGACGCTTGGAGGATGACAATACTCAACTTGAACAACTGATCAGGGAGTGGTATAGAAATCAAGGTCCCACTGGTACCAGGGACTACAGCCAATATTACAGAACAATTGAAGAACTGCAAAACCAG ATTGTCGGTGCAAACGTGGACCTTAACAAGATCCTTCTTGACATTGACAACACCAGAATGACGGTGGATGACTTCAGACTGAA GTATGAAACGGAATATACTCTCCACCAGAGTGTGGCAAGTGATATTAATGGATTACGTCCCCTTTTGGATCAACTGACTCTAGCCAGATCTGACTTGGAGACACAGTTTGAATCCCTAAAAGAGGAACTGATCTATCTCAGGAAGAACCATGAAGAG gaaatGAAAGGACTGCAAACACAATCTAGCGGTGATGTCAACGTGGAGGTCAATGCTACTCCTGGCATTAATTTgatggaaaaattaaatgaaatgcgTTGTGAATACGAACGGCTTATTGAGAACAACCGGAGAGAGGTGGAAAGCTGGTATGAAACCAAG ATGGAAGAAGTTAATCAACAAGTCCACTCAAGTGGCCAGGAGATACAATCAAGCAACCAGCAGATCTCTGAGCTGAGACGTGAATATCAAAGCCTGGAAATTGAGCTGCAGTCGCAGCTCAGCATG GTAGACTCTTTGCAATCCAACTTGGAAGACACGGAACGTCGCTATAacatgcagctgcagcagatcCAGGGTATGATCGGCCCCttggaggaggagctggccaGCATCCGCTGCGAGATGGAGAGTCAGAATGAAGAGTACAAGATGCTCCTGGGCATCAAGACCCGCCTGGAACAGGAGATTGCTCAGTACCGGGCACTGCTTGAGGAAGGACAGCAAGACCTTGT aATCCCAGCAGGAGGAATGGGAGGAGGAATGGGAGGAGGCATGGGAGGTGGTAGAATGGGAGGTGGTGGCTATTCttctggaggaggaagaggaggaggtggtaGCATGAGTAGTGGATATGGAGGTGGTGGCATTTGCTCTGGAGGCGGAATGGGAGGAGGAATGGGAGGAGGAAGCGGTGGAGGAGGAATGGGAGGAGGAAGTGGAGGAATAGGAGGGGGAAGCGGCAGTGGATGCGGtagtgctggaggaggaggaggaggaggaggaaggatctCAGGAGGCATCAGCAGTTCCCACTCCTACTCTTCATCTTCTCAGTCTCAGTCCTGCAGGAGTGGTGGTGAAGGCCAAG GGTATGGAAGAAAATCTTTTGACTAA